From one Pieris brassicae chromosome 5, ilPieBrab1.1, whole genome shotgun sequence genomic stretch:
- the LOC123709492 gene encoding lipase 1-like — translation MILIICLLKISVIQFVWRSEVTAEKSTRANYSALARGLGFDTEEYDVVTDDGYILTLFRMPGEKKPVLLVHGLLDSADTFIIRGNGSLAVALAREGYDVWSANVRGGRYSRRHIKLNPDIDRHYWNFSFHEIGYYDLPAMIDFILGETGETSLSAIGHSQGNSVFYVLGSTKPEYNKKISVMIALSPVCYFNHSMPPSSMLIESLPYLSNILLRSGIEEVFGDNTILRFLTDEICGCKKCYNLCARGVFFPISGNDPDELEADFFPTVIEHYPTGTSRKNIIHLAQGYLNDFSFYDYGSKNMEIYQQTYPPPYDLEKVSMKIVLLAGRNDALASVKDVELLRDRLSNVEYYLLNNRMLNHLDFIWGRNMNKYLFPYIFNALTKNNSIH, via the coding sequence ATGAttcttattatatgtttacttaaaatatcgGTGATACAATTTGTTTGGAGAAGTGAAGTAACTGCAGAAAAATCTACCAGAGCAAATTACTCAGCGCTTGCCAGAGGATTAGGTTTTGATACCGAAGAATACGATGTAGTGACAGATGACGGATATATATTGACGTTATTTAGAATGCCTGGTGAAAAGAAGCCTGTTTTATTAGTGCATGGATTGTTAGATTCAGCTGATACATTTATTATCAGAGGAAACGGGTCCCTAGCTGTTGCTCTCGCGCGTGAGGGTTACGATGTCTGGTCTGCGAACGTCAGAGGCGGCAGATATTCAAGACGACATATCAAATTAAATCCGGACATAGATAGGCATTATTGGAACTTTAGTTTCCATGAAATAGGCTACTATGATCTTCCGGCAATGATTGATTTTATCCTGGGTGAAACTGGAGAGACCAGCCTTAGTGCCATTGGACACTCTCAAGGCAACAGCGTGTTTTATGTTCTTGGCTCAACCAAACctgagtataataaaaaaatcagcgTTATGATTGCATTATCACCAGTCTGTTACTTTAATCATTCAATGCCTCCTTCATCGATGTTAATAGAGTCCTTACCTTATctatctaatattttattaaggtcTGGTATAGAAGAGGTTTTTGGCGACAACACAATACTGAGATTCTTAACGGATGAAATTTGTGGTTGTAAAAAGTGCTACAATTTATGCGCTCGTGGAGTATTCTTCCCAATCAGCGGTAATGATCCCGATGAGCTGGAAGCTGACTTTTTTCCCACAGTCATAGAACACTATCCAACTGGCacatcgagaaaaaatattattcatctTGCACAGGGATATTTAAATGACTTCAGTTTTTACGATTATGGATCTAAGAACATGGAAATCTATCAACAAACATACCCACCACCTTATGACTTGGAAAAAGTTAGTATGAAAATTGTACTTCTTGCTGGGAGAAATGATGCCCTTGCGTCGGTTAAAGATGTTGAACTATTGCGGGATCGTCTTTCAAATGTTGAATACTACTTGTTAAATAACAGGATGCTAAATCATTTAGATTTCATATGGGGtcgaaatatgaataaataccTGTTTCCTTATATTTTCAATGCACTAACTAAAAACAATAGTATTCACTGA